GGTCGAACGGCACGGCATGTCACAGGCGCTGTGGTGTAATTTCTGCATGATCAGCCGCTTCCGTCACGCCGCGCTCGTGGGCAAGTACCAGGCCCAGGGCATGCGCCCGTTGCTGGAGGAAATCGCCCATGTGCTGACCCGGCGCGGGCTCGAGGTCTCGGTCGAGGCGGCCACCGCGCAGAACACCGGCATCACCGGCTACACGGCGCTGTCGGCCGACGAGCTGGGCCGGCACTGCGACATCGCGATCGTGGTCGGCGGCGACGGCACCATGCTCGGCATCGCCCGCCACCTGGCGCGTTTCGGCGTGCCGGTGGTCGGCATCAACCAGGGCCGGCTGGGCTTCATCACCGACGTGCCGGTGGCCGGCGTGGCGCGTGCGCTCAATGCGGTGCTCAACGGCGACTACGAAGAAGAAACCCGCGCCATGCTCGAAGGCCACGTGCTGCGCGGCGGCGAGCCGATCTACGACGCGGTGGCCATGAACGACGTGGTGCTGCGCAGCGGCGCGACCGCGATGCTGGAGCTGCGGGTGGCGGTCGACGGCCAGTTCGTCGCCAACTTCCGCGCCGACGGCCTGATCCTGGCGTCCCCCACGGGCTCGACCGCCTACGCGCTGTCGGCCGGCGGGCCGATCCTTCACCCGAGCGTGGCCGGCTGGCTGCTGGTGCCGATCGCCTCGCACATGCTGTCGAACCGGCCGATCGTGCTGCCGGACTCGGGCGAGGTCACGATCGACATCGTCTCGGGGCGCGAGCCGAGCGTCAATTTCGACATGCAATCCCTCGCCAGCCTGCTGCACGGCGACCGCATCAGCGTGCGCCGCTCGGCGCACCGGGTGCGTTTCCTGCATCCGCCGGGCTGGAACTATTACGCCACCCTGCGCCGCAAGCTGCACTGGAACGAAGGCGCC
This portion of the Leptothrix cholodnii SP-6 genome encodes:
- a CDS encoding NAD kinase, yielding MISRFRHAALVGKYQAQGMRPLLEEIAHVLTRRGLEVSVEAATAQNTGITGYTALSADELGRHCDIAIVVGGDGTMLGIARHLARFGVPVVGINQGRLGFITDVPVAGVARALNAVLNGDYEEETRAMLEGHVLRGGEPIYDAVAMNDVVLRSGATAMLELRVAVDGQFVANFRADGLILASPTGSTAYALSAGGPILHPSVAGWLLVPIASHMLSNRPIVLPDSGEVTIDIVSGREPSVNFDMQSLASLLHGDRISVRRSAHRVRFLHPPGWNYYATLRRKLHWNEGALPHDGHG